Within Dermatophagoides farinae isolate YC_2012a chromosome 8, ASM2471394v1, whole genome shotgun sequence, the genomic segment GTTTGTGATCCTGTTGCTGCTGATACGGCTGAATTTGCTTCCGAAGCAAAACCACTAGCGATTGAACTACCTACTTTACTTTTTGATCCTTTGTTTCCTCCTTTTGCTTTGCTTCCCACTTTACTAAGGGCACGACTGCCACCTGCCCCACTTAGCTCACTAGTAACAGCACTACCAGCACTCACTTCCGATCCAATAGCTGAACCAGCGCCGGCAATAGATTGACCTTGAACAGCACTTGTTGGCTGAACATTACTTCCGGCATAGCTAGACAGTTGACTTGACATTTGGCTACTCATTTTACTACCAAGTGAAGTATCCATAGCACTGACCATTTCACTTGTAGCAACGGCTGAACTACCGACTGCTGAACTACCAATTGCTGAGCTACCGACTGCTGAACCACCGGCTGCTGAACTAGGAGCCACTGAACTTGTAGCATTCGATGAATTTGGGGCAGCGGATGCTACATCGTATGATGATCCAGCCACGGAACTACTACCATCGGCTGTACTAGAAGTTACTTTCGATGCATTgtcttttttcgtttcttcgACATTCGACATTTTCGACACTTCCGATTGGTCAGGTTTTTGACTAGTGCTTTTTTCACCACCATCTGCTGTTGAAAGATTCTTTGTTCTGTTGGAACTTTCACGAACAGGTTCGATGTTTTctgtattgaaaaaaatttattaattaaaaaaaataaatcaaatcaacttGGTTTCTTTTCTTACTCGATTGTGCACAACCCATTTTAACACAAGATTAGAGTagaaaacaagagaaaaaaatcgcaAAATTtaacccgaaaaaaaattgaaattatccaTCAATGCGAAAATGTTCAAGAAACTTATAGAgcaaaatgtttgattgttggcaaccaaattttattcaattaaaataattgttgttttttttaaattgtaaaaattaaaaaaagaaaaaaatgaatagtACGAAATTCAATTGCAACCGCCGTAATATTTATTGCGAAGGTGGTGGTGAAGACATCATCAGTGGTgctgccgatgatgatggttgtatTGTGTCAGATGTTACCGAAGGAGCTGAAGGTGTTGGTACCATATTCGATGTGGCCGGATTAAACAATGTTGTATTCGTGTTCGATATAGGCGGTGGCATTAccagtggtggtggtggtggtggtccatAATAGCCGCCTGATGATGAGGTTAATGGAGGAAGCGAGGAAGGATAGGAGGCACCACCTGGAAATGTTGGTTTATACGATTGAAACGacgttgttgatgttgatgatgagctATGTGGTGCTATaactgatgatggtgaaggCATCGTGAACATTGGTGGCGGTTGGATTTGTCCACCCGATGCAAAAggcatcgatgatgatgaaaaagttgGGGATGTATAGCTAGAAATGAATGGCGGTTGAATAAGAGCAGCCGACATCATTGTTGAACTGgatattggtggtggtggtgctgagcat encodes:
- the LOC124495567 gene encoding uncharacterized protein LOC124495567, producing the protein MGCAQSKNIEPVRESSNRTKNLSTADGGEKSTSQKPDQSEVSKMSNVEETKKDNASKVTSSTADGSSSVAGSSYDVASAAPNSSNATSSVAPSSAAGGSAVGSSAIGSSAVGSSAVATSEMVSAMDTSLGSKMSSQMSSQLSSYAGSNVQPTSAVQGQSIAGAGSAIGSEVSAGSAVTSELSGAGGSRALSKVGSKAKGGNKGSKSKVGSSIASGFASEANSAVSAATGSQTASTTFPSQQSSAPQSKVGNKKGGSKASLAKKNKN